In one window of Candidatus Tanganyikabacteria bacterium DNA:
- the cas1 gene encoding CRISPR-associated endonuclease Cas1 encodes MTVLYITEQGATVGRRSERLIIQKRGQEIDQVRLADLEQVVLLGHVQMSSAAVRALLARGVDLALLSAGGAYLGRLSRGASRNIDLRRIQFRRLDDEPFALDLAKRFVRGKLVNLRTHLGRHQRTHPDDVCARSLVAIRVCLERIDGAEDLDALLGFEGRASAAYFEAFGRQLRAEGMIFTRRLRRPPPDPVNILLSFGYTLLTTVMQGYCELAGFDPFLGALHRPEYGRPSLALDLIEEFRPLAVDMPVVRAVNTRAITPADFVALAPDDSPIEDEWEREECDGPEAEPPRRRIVFTPGGVKKWLTAFERRLAESAVYPPTGQRLTYRQIMREQVYRLARHLKGEGEYEPFEVGA; translated from the coding sequence ATGACCGTCCTGTACATCACCGAGCAAGGTGCGACCGTCGGGCGGCGATCGGAGCGCCTGATCATCCAGAAGCGCGGCCAGGAGATAGATCAGGTCCGTCTGGCCGACCTCGAGCAGGTGGTCCTGCTCGGCCACGTCCAGATGTCGAGCGCGGCGGTGCGGGCACTTCTGGCCCGCGGCGTCGACCTGGCGCTACTCTCGGCCGGCGGGGCCTACCTGGGGCGATTGTCCCGGGGCGCGTCGCGCAACATCGACCTGCGGAGGATCCAGTTCCGGCGCCTGGATGACGAGCCTTTCGCCCTGGATCTCGCCAAGCGCTTCGTGCGAGGGAAGCTCGTCAACCTGCGCACGCACTTGGGGCGCCACCAGCGAACTCATCCGGATGACGTCTGTGCGAGGTCGCTGGTGGCGATCCGGGTGTGCCTGGAGCGAATCGACGGCGCGGAGGACCTCGATGCGCTGCTCGGGTTCGAGGGTCGGGCGAGCGCCGCCTACTTCGAGGCGTTTGGGCGGCAGCTCCGCGCGGAAGGCATGATCTTCACGCGCCGCCTGCGCCGGCCGCCACCCGATCCGGTCAACATCCTGCTGTCGTTCGGCTACACGCTGCTCACGACGGTCATGCAGGGGTACTGCGAGCTGGCCGGCTTCGACCCTTTTCTGGGCGCCCTCCATCGGCCCGAGTACGGCCGGCCGTCGCTGGCGCTCGACCTGATCGAGGAGTTCAGGCCCCTGGCCGTGGACATGCCGGTCGTCCGGGCCGTCAATACGCGGGCCATCACGCCGGCCGACTTCGTGGCCCTCGCGCCCGACGATTCGCCCATCGAGGACGAATGGGAGCGCGAGGAATGCGACGGGCCGGAAGCCGAACCCCCGAGACGGCGCATCGTGTTCACGCCGGGCGGGGTCAAGAAGTGGCTCACCGCCTTCGAGCGGCGCCTGGCCGAAAGCGCCGTCTACCCACCGACCGGGCAGCGCCTGACGTACCGGCAGATCATGCGCGAGCAGGTCTACCGCCTCGCGCGTCACCTCAAGGGCGAGGGCGAGTACGAGCCCTTCGAGGTCGGAGCATGA
- the cas2 gene encoding CRISPR-associated endonuclease Cas2, translated as MPLVTVSYDVADDRRRYRVAKLLLDYGTRVQFSVFDCLLDERQFLELRGRLLEIIDQESDSVRFYTLCRRCQAGIDLIGHGPIIEDQDIVVL; from the coding sequence ATGCCCCTTGTGACGGTCAGTTACGACGTGGCCGACGACCGGCGCCGCTATCGCGTGGCCAAGTTGCTGCTGGACTACGGAACGCGCGTGCAGTTCAGCGTCTTCGACTGCCTGCTCGACGAGCGGCAGTTCCTCGAATTGCGTGGCCGACTGCTGGAAATCATCGACCAGGAGTCGGACAGCGTCAGGTTCTACACCCTGTGCCGGCGCTGCCAGGCCGGAATCGACCTGATCGGCCACGGGCCGATCATCGAGGACCAGGACATCGTGGTGTTGTGA
- a CDS encoding cold shock domain-containing protein: protein MATMLDAKDPARSLTDEARRLQDQGRLAEAARLYLEAYRASPSSFRASRHLHCARKVSAASARSALEFAREAAEAWPEDIWVQREAVWVHYDAYLKGFDAAGGKAQPEECRQAIKTARWMLEATREELPVRLAAFGGAKAAKALGAWDEVLDLLDRMSAEGLSGEPNNANGKRLPSDRERWYTMRARALFELRRYDDALAVASEGAAACGGGEGLPRLQALSYMALGDLEPARSLLEQIDRRCAPQWYVKADLARIRMRQGDVKGALALACEAALLPGDAKGRIGMFEEMAEMLSTLGSQDGAACHLGLALAIAESEGWERRRERCARKLDDLFLVHGETLAESALSIDTAAQPLGAALNRCGGIWRDQLSTLRPRRAGRIKAWNAEREFGFITATDGTDLYFQGRNFRAMGRSPEVGMAVEFEVRSSYDHKKQRDSQVAVDIRPAAPSPRKPVEPDDLPY, encoded by the coding sequence ATGGCGACCATGCTCGATGCGAAGGATCCCGCGCGGTCTCTGACCGATGAGGCCCGGCGCCTGCAGGATCAGGGGCGACTGGCCGAGGCTGCCCGGCTGTACCTCGAGGCCTACCGGGCTAGCCCGTCGAGCTTTCGGGCCAGCCGGCACCTGCACTGCGCCCGGAAGGTTTCGGCGGCTTCGGCCCGATCGGCCCTGGAGTTCGCCAGGGAGGCGGCCGAGGCCTGGCCCGAAGACATCTGGGTGCAGCGGGAAGCCGTGTGGGTGCATTACGACGCGTACCTCAAGGGATTCGATGCGGCTGGCGGCAAGGCGCAGCCCGAGGAATGCCGGCAGGCCATCAAGACGGCCCGGTGGATGCTGGAGGCCACGCGCGAGGAGTTGCCCGTGCGGCTGGCGGCCTTCGGCGGGGCGAAGGCCGCCAAGGCGCTGGGGGCCTGGGACGAGGTCCTCGATCTGCTCGACCGGATGAGCGCCGAAGGCCTCTCCGGCGAGCCAAACAACGCGAATGGCAAGCGCCTCCCTTCGGATCGCGAGCGGTGGTACACCATGCGGGCTCGCGCGCTCTTCGAGTTGCGTCGCTACGACGACGCGTTGGCCGTGGCATCCGAGGGCGCCGCCGCCTGCGGAGGCGGCGAAGGCCTGCCGCGGTTGCAGGCGCTTTCCTACATGGCGCTGGGCGATCTCGAACCGGCCCGCAGCCTGCTCGAGCAGATCGACCGGCGGTGCGCGCCCCAGTGGTACGTCAAGGCCGATCTGGCCCGCATCCGGATGCGGCAGGGAGACGTCAAGGGCGCGCTGGCCCTGGCCTGCGAGGCGGCGCTGCTTCCCGGCGACGCCAAGGGGCGGATCGGGATGTTCGAGGAGATGGCCGAGATGCTGTCGACCCTTGGCTCCCAGGACGGGGCCGCTTGCCACCTCGGGCTGGCCCTGGCGATCGCCGAGTCCGAAGGGTGGGAGCGGCGGCGCGAGCGCTGTGCCCGCAAGCTCGATGACCTGTTCCTGGTGCATGGCGAGACGCTCGCGGAAAGTGCCCTCTCCATCGACACCGCCGCACAGCCGCTCGGGGCGGCCCTCAACCGCTGCGGCGGCATCTGGCGCGACCAGCTTTCGACCCTCCGGCCACGGCGGGCCGGCCGGATAAAGGCCTGGAACGCCGAGCGGGAGTTCGGCTTCATCACCGCCACCGATGGCACTGACCTGTACTTCCAGGGTCGCAATTTCAGGGCGATGGGCCGGAGCCCCGAGGTCGGCATGGCGGTGGAATTCGAGGTGAGATCGAGCTACGATCACAAGAAGCAGCGGGACAGCCAGGTGGCCGTCGACATCCGGCCCGCCGCCCCCTCGCCAAGGAAGCCGGTCGAACCCGATGATCTCCCGTACTGA